The proteins below come from a single Acaryochloris sp. CCMEE 5410 genomic window:
- a CDS encoding AarF/ABC1/UbiB kinase family protein, with the protein MQQQLMSSPPPANSALQRYDARKIAAYYRWRPWKALWRLIYIISLFSGFIWGLLWDRWTHTSTAHSPQRAIQIRKILTQLGPTFIKVGQALSTRPDLIPKDFLTELMLLQDQLPPFPNEQAFAQIEAELRQPVREIYQEISAQPVAAASLGQVYRGRLFTGEEVAIKVQRPNLRPKLTLDLYLMRWMAARFGRFLPLNLGHDLTLIVDEFGTKLFEEIDYINEGQNAERFAENFKEYPAVEVPRIHWAYSSKRVLTLQWINGFKLTDSQCAVDANMDPDRLVQIGVISSLRQLLEFGFFHADPHPGNLFATSEGSMAYVDFGMMDQLDQTTKNTLVDAVVHLVNKDYELLATDFVKLGFLTPETDIRPIIPALEDVFDDIIGAKVGDFNFKTITDRFSELMYDYPFRVPAKFALIIRSLVTQEGVALCLNPDFKILEVSYPYVAQRLLAGETPDFQRRLLEVLFKDGKFQWQRLENLIAIAQTDQSFDLIPTARLGMQFLMSDEGDYLRRQVVLALIEDDRLHTEEVERLWNLIKGDLKPEKLFSVALGALAEFSDSNLPEWLPRPPLPVS; encoded by the coding sequence ATGCAGCAACAGCTCATGTCATCCCCCCCGCCTGCTAACAGCGCACTGCAGCGATATGACGCCCGTAAGATCGCTGCTTACTACCGCTGGCGTCCTTGGAAAGCGCTCTGGCGTCTTATCTACATTATCAGTCTTTTCAGTGGATTTATTTGGGGGCTGTTGTGGGATCGATGGACCCATACCAGCACAGCCCATTCTCCTCAACGCGCCATTCAGATTCGGAAAATTCTGACCCAATTAGGGCCAACTTTTATTAAGGTGGGACAAGCTTTATCGACTCGCCCTGATCTGATTCCCAAGGACTTCCTGACAGAGCTGATGTTGCTCCAGGATCAGCTGCCTCCATTCCCCAATGAGCAAGCATTTGCGCAAATTGAAGCTGAGTTACGCCAGCCCGTCCGGGAGATTTATCAAGAGATTTCAGCTCAGCCCGTTGCGGCTGCTAGCTTAGGCCAAGTTTATCGAGGCCGATTGTTTACGGGTGAAGAAGTCGCCATTAAGGTTCAGCGCCCCAATCTAAGACCGAAGCTGACCTTAGATCTATATCTAATGCGATGGATGGCGGCTCGGTTTGGACGATTTCTCCCCCTCAATTTAGGTCATGACTTAACCCTGATTGTGGATGAGTTTGGGACCAAGCTATTTGAAGAGATTGACTATATCAATGAAGGTCAGAATGCCGAGCGGTTTGCAGAGAACTTCAAAGAGTATCCTGCGGTCGAAGTGCCCCGGATTCACTGGGCTTACAGTAGCAAGAGGGTTCTGACCCTTCAGTGGATTAATGGGTTTAAGCTGACTGATAGCCAATGTGCGGTTGATGCCAATATGGACCCGGATCGTCTGGTACAGATTGGCGTAATTTCTAGCTTGCGTCAGCTGCTAGAGTTTGGTTTTTTCCATGCCGATCCCCATCCTGGCAATCTGTTTGCCACCTCCGAAGGCAGCATGGCCTATGTGGACTTTGGCATGATGGACCAGCTCGATCAAACCACAAAGAATACCTTAGTGGATGCGGTCGTTCACCTCGTTAATAAAGACTATGAGTTGCTGGCAACTGATTTTGTCAAGCTGGGCTTTCTCACCCCTGAAACAGATATCCGCCCTATTATTCCAGCGCTGGAAGATGTATTCGATGACATCATTGGCGCTAAGGTGGGTGATTTCAACTTCAAAACCATTACCGATCGGTTCTCGGAGTTGATGTATGACTATCCCTTTCGAGTACCGGCAAAGTTTGCGCTGATCATTCGGTCTTTGGTGACTCAAGAAGGGGTCGCCCTATGCCTTAATCCTGACTTCAAGATTCTGGAAGTGAGTTATCCTTACGTCGCTCAGCGTCTGTTGGCAGGAGAGACGCCTGACTTCCAGCGTCGTCTCTTGGAAGTGCTGTTTAAGGATGGTAAATTCCAATGGCAGCGTCTGGAAAACCTGATTGCGATCGCACAAACGGATCAGAGTTTTGATCTCATCCCCACCGCCCGCTTAGGCATGCAGTTCTTGATGTCTGATGAGGGAGATTATTTACGGCGTCAGGTGGTCTTGGCCTTGATCGAGGATGATCGGCTCCATACTGAAGAAGTCGAACGACTGTGGAACTTAATTAAAGGCGATTTGAAGCCAGAGAAGCTCTTTAGTGTTGCCCTAGGCGCCTTGGCTGAATTCTCTGACTCCAATCTTCCTGAATGGCTCCCCCGTCCGCCTCTGCCTGTCTCTTAA
- a CDS encoding UDP-N-acetylmuramoyl-L-alanyl-D-glutamate--2,6-diaminopimelate ligase: protein MVKLRTLLAELSTHLWETPPTDHPALDAEITGLTTNSWAVQPGYLFIGMPGTRVDGGSFWKSAIEAGAAAALVSDQVDRADVGTHCVLALKDMPRACAEVAATFYGQPSQKLKLVGMTGTNGKTTTTHLIEYLLTTAQAPTALFGTLYARWPGHQVTSTHTTPFAVDLQQQLSDAVAAQCQFGVMEVSSHALAQQRVLGCQFTVAVFSNLTQDHLDYHQDMEDYFAAKALLFSPDYLQGRAIINIDDVYGQRLVDQIGPNQCWTYSIEGPADLYTSGLSYETAGVKGQLHTPKGTVEFFSPLVGQFNVSNLLAAVGAALELGLTLTQITPALAQFPGVPGRMQQITYSADQDISVIVDYAHTPDSLENLLKAARPFVKGQMACVFGCGGDRDRTKRPLMGEIAARLSDRAIVTSDNPRTEDPQQILQDVLAGIPTKVKPIVEVDRRVAIQAAIAQAKPGDTILIAGKGHEDYQILGTEKIHFDDREEAQAALAQRYG from the coding sequence ATGGTCAAATTACGTACGTTACTCGCTGAATTGTCTACCCACCTGTGGGAGACGCCCCCCACTGACCATCCAGCCCTAGACGCAGAGATTACGGGGTTAACGACCAATTCCTGGGCAGTCCAGCCAGGATATTTATTTATCGGTATGCCGGGTACCCGCGTGGATGGTGGTAGTTTTTGGAAAAGTGCAATTGAGGCGGGTGCTGCTGCTGCCTTGGTTTCTGATCAAGTGGATCGGGCGGATGTGGGTACCCACTGTGTGTTGGCCCTGAAGGATATGCCTCGGGCTTGTGCTGAGGTGGCAGCCACCTTTTATGGTCAGCCAAGCCAGAAATTAAAGCTGGTGGGCATGACCGGTACAAATGGAAAAACCACCACCACCCATCTGATTGAATATTTATTGACGACGGCCCAAGCCCCCACTGCCTTATTTGGCACCCTGTATGCTCGCTGGCCTGGGCATCAGGTGACGTCTACCCATACGACGCCTTTTGCGGTGGATTTACAGCAGCAATTGTCTGATGCGGTGGCAGCCCAGTGTCAGTTTGGGGTGATGGAAGTCAGCTCCCATGCTCTAGCCCAACAGCGGGTGCTGGGCTGTCAGTTTACGGTGGCTGTGTTTTCGAATTTGACCCAAGATCATCTGGATTATCACCAGGATATGGAAGACTACTTTGCCGCCAAGGCGCTATTGTTTTCCCCGGACTATTTACAAGGGCGAGCCATTATCAATATTGACGATGTCTACGGTCAGCGCCTAGTAGACCAGATCGGTCCGAATCAATGCTGGACTTACAGTATTGAGGGACCGGCGGATTTATATACCAGTGGTCTGTCCTATGAAACCGCTGGGGTTAAAGGACAACTGCATACCCCGAAAGGCACGGTGGAGTTCTTTTCGCCTTTGGTAGGGCAGTTTAATGTCTCTAATCTATTGGCGGCTGTGGGGGCTGCCCTGGAATTAGGACTGACCTTAACGCAAATCACCCCAGCCTTAGCTCAATTCCCTGGGGTGCCCGGTCGAATGCAGCAAATTACTTATTCTGCAGACCAGGATATTAGCGTGATTGTTGATTACGCCCATACCCCCGATAGCCTAGAGAATTTGTTGAAGGCTGCTCGTCCGTTTGTCAAAGGTCAGATGGCCTGTGTCTTCGGTTGTGGGGGCGATCGCGATCGGACTAAAAGACCCTTGATGGGAGAAATTGCCGCGCGTCTTTCGGATCGGGCTATTGTCACGTCCGATAATCCCCGCACTGAGGATCCTCAGCAGATTTTGCAGGATGTGTTGGCGGGTATTCCGACGAAGGTGAAGCCCATAGTGGAGGTGGATCGGCGGGTGGCGATTCAGGCTGCGATCGCACAAGCAAAACCCGGCGATACCATCCTGATTGCAGGCAAGGGACACGAAGATTACCAAATCCTAGGTACAGAGAAAATCCATTTTGATGATCGAGAAGAAGCTCAAGCCGCTTTAGCACAGCGCTATGGTTAA
- a CDS encoding glutaredoxin family protein, protein MVTLILYSKPGCHLCEGLQEKLEQIHDPPIELEIRNITSREDWFQAYQYEIPVLIKRENGAVDQGTEIPLPRPSPRLSVEQLQRFLQKYL, encoded by the coding sequence ATGGTTACCTTGATTTTGTACAGTAAACCAGGATGTCACCTGTGCGAGGGTTTACAAGAGAAACTAGAGCAAATCCATGATCCCCCTATTGAACTCGAAATTCGCAATATTACGAGTCGTGAGGATTGGTTTCAAGCCTATCAGTATGAAATTCCCGTATTGATAAAGCGAGAGAATGGGGCTGTGGATCAAGGGACTGAAATACCCCTTCCGCGTCCGTCTCCTCGCTTATCAGTTGAGCAATTGCAGCGATTTCTGCAAAAGTATCTTTAG